GTAGTTCCATAATTTTTATCCTTATCCATAGTATAGCTAAATCCATCTGTATTTGAATTTACAATAAATCCTTTATCACATTTTGCACGAGTTGTGTACATTTTATGCCTCCTTATTAAAATTTTTTTTAAAGTTATAATATGCTAATATTAATAGTATAAGTCCTACAAAACCATAAATTTTTAATTCTGCAGCTGATATTAATATCCATCTAAATATTGGCGATTCTATACAATAATAACTTATTAATTGTCCTACGTTAATATTTAAATGACTAATATTTTGTCCAAGACTAGTTATAGCTGGTGCAAATTTTGTAGAAACTATTAAATGAAACGGTGTAAATATTGTACAAATTATTAACATTTTCAATACATTTTTGTTTGAAACTATTAATGCAGGTACGACTATTACTGTATTTACTATACCAGGTAATGGTAAGATATTGCTTAATCCTAACTTTGAAAATACTAAAGCTAGAATTAAAGTTATAGGTATAAGTAATACAGATACTATCCAAAGTTCTTGAACTCCTGATAGTATAGGCCAATCAAGTCCTATATAGATATCTCTGTTTTGATATTTCTTTTGCATAAATTTTTTTGCATTTTCAGAAACTGGGTTAAGTGACTTTATGAATAGTTGAGAACAGATAGGTAATAAAACAAGTGTTGTTGCAAGTTTTATTGAAATTTCTAAACTTTCCATAAAATTATATCCTGCAGATATTGAAAGAGCAAATCCTATTATAGCTCCCATTACAGAATCTTCACCTAGTATTCCTATTTTATCTTTTATATTATCAAAATCCATATGATTTTCACGTATAAATTTAAATTTATCTAAAAAATTACTAACAGGATACATAGATAATATTTGTATTATAGATGCATGTGAACATACAGTTCCTTCTATACCTGTTATTTGTTCTACCTTTTTTTGAGTTATTTCAGCTACTTTTAATTCAAAAATTATCTGTATGATAGCTGCTATGAAACCAAAAATTACTGAGCCTGTAAACACATAAATTATAGCTGCGGTAAATATTTTAGTCCATATATTAAATATATCTACGTTTAATACATTAGTTACATGAAAATGTATAAGTAACATATTTAATATAATTTGTAATGGAAACATTAATATTGCAAATCGCCATGCAAAAGATACAGCTACCATAGGTGAGTATCCTAAATCTATAATGTTTAATTGTATATTTGTGTTTTTAACAAATTGTATAGCAACTGGACTTATTGTATCAAACATAAACCCTATTACTAAATTAACTGAAGTAAATGCTATGGCAAGAATAAGCCCTGACATTAAAGCATCTTTAAATTTCATTTTCATTATTAAAGCGATGGTAATTATTATTAAAGGCAACAATAATGAAGGATCTATATTTAATATATATTTTATTATTTCTATCATGGTACTCCTAAACTCTTTTAATTCAAGTAAAATTATACATTGAATATTTCAAAAAAGTCAAGAGAATAATTAACATTAATATTGAAGGTAGTTATTTAAATTAAAGTATATTTTCATTAGATTATTATTTGAAATATTCACATTATTAAATAAATGTAGTATAATCATATAAACGAAAGAGGAAAGGGAAGTGTTTATACTTAAAGGTTATAATTATGAAGAAAAAATTATTAATATTAGCAACTTTGATAATATCAACATTATCAGTTGCAGGAACAAAAGAAGATTATGAAGCAGCATACAAAAAATATGAAACTAGTAAAAATATAGAACAATATGAAAAGGATTTATTAGAATTTGTTAGTAAAAATAAGCCGGATGTATATGTTAATGGAGCAAAAATTGACCTAGCTCAAATAGAGTTAAGTAAGAAAAACCCATCACGTGCATTAGCTTATTATAAAGATATATTAAATGATACTACTTTATCAAATAGTGATAGAGAAGAAATGTTAAGAAGTGTATATGTATTAACTGATGATTTAAATGAAAGAGTTAAAGTTTTAGATCAATTATTAAAATTAAACGCTAAATCAGTTTTATATCAATCAGAAAAAGTTAAAGTGTATAATAGTCTAGGTAAAAAATCAGAAGCAACAAAACTATATAATGATTTTGTTAAAGCGTTATCTGAAAATGAAAAATTAGAATTCAATGCTTTATTAATAGAAGGATATATAAATGATTCTAAAGTTACTGAAGCAGAAGAATTAGCAAAAACTTTAGCTAATGATAAAAGTTCTAATGTAAAACTTGCAGGGAAATATTATTTAGGTATAATAGAAGCTCAAAAACAAGATTATACTAAGGCAATCTTAAATTTAGAAGAAGCAAGTAAATTAGGATCTAGTAAAAATATAGATGTTGAATTAATGCTATATAATCTATACCAAGGTACAGGAAATTATGAAAAAGCATTAGAAAAAGCACTAGTTTTAAAAGATTTAACTAAATCAGGAGATACTTATGTGGATGTTATAGTTCTAGCTGAAAGATTAAAGAAAACTAAAGTGGCTGAAGATGCAATTAAAGAATTAAGAACTCAAATTACAGATAAAGAAACATTAGAAAATATAAACTATGTATTAGCTAAGAGTTTAGTTGAGCAAGGATTAGATCAATCAGCTGAAAAATATGCTAAAAAAGCTATATCAGAAGATAAAAATTCTGCAGGAAATGCAATATTAGCAGTTATTTATGGAAGAAAAGGTAACAAAAAAGAAGCCTTAAAATATTTAGACTTAGCTAAGAAAGCTAAAGTTCAAGGTTTAGAAACTTTAGAAAAACAATTAAATGAATTAAAATAGTAAATAAAATACAATGAATGAAAGATACCGAGTATATCGGTATTTTTTGTTGTAACATATATTTTTTTATGATACTATTTATATAAATAATAAAAATGGAGAAAACAATTATGAAGAATTTTTGTTTGTTAAATGAGAGAGATTATGGAATAGTTGAATTTAAAAATTTTGAAGATAGTTTTGAAGAATTGAAAAAAGTGTCTAAAAATTTTGGTAAAGTAGTATTTAATTTGGGAAAAATAGATATTGACCCAAGGTTTTTAAGCTATATGTTAAAGATATTTAGATATTCTATATCTAATAATTTTGAACTTTTCTATATTATAGAAAATCAAGATATGATAAATGATAGTAGTTTTGTGGATTCAAAAAGATACTTTAAAATATTTAATTCTATAGAAGAATATAACGAATTAAAAACTTTTGCTGGTTTTGAAATTAAAATTTATGATGATAATAAATATGTTAGAAATATACTAAAAGATGAATTGATTAAATTTAGGTTTAGTATAAAAGAAAGAAACAGTTTGAATTTTTTAAAAAAAGACCATGAAAGTAAATCTAATAGTATATATATAGTTGATTTTGAAACTTATAGAGATGAAAAGATTGAAGAAATTAAAAAAATAAAGAAAAAAAATAATGATTCGATAGTTATACTTATAGCTTTTGAAGAAGGGTTAGAAGAAGCTTTAAGTTCTGTTAAATATGGTGTAAATGCAGTAATTAAAAGACCTTTTGATGTTAAAGAATTTGTAGGGACTATAAAATCAATGGCAATTTCAGCTAATCTTAAACGTGAAAATGAAAGATTGGTAACAGAGGTATTTAAAAGAGAAAAAGAAATTAGAAGATTATATAATGAAGTAAATGAAGAATTACAGCTTGCAGGGGATATACAAAAATCTCTTTTACCGCCAAGAAATTTAAGTTTTAAAAACTATAATATAGAGTATATATTTTTGCCGAGTATGAATATAGGTGGAGATTTTTGTGATTTTGTAGAAATTGATGAAAATAAATTTGCGGTTATTTTTGCAGATATATCAGGACATGGTATTCCAGCTGCTCTTTTATCTTCTATGCTTAAGGTCTTTATATATAACAATGCTATAAAGACTAGAAATATACCAAAACTTATGGAAAAATTAAATGAAGAAATAATAAATATTTTTCCTAAAGGAAAATTTGTTAGTATGTTTTTCCTTATAATAGACACTAAAACAAATATAATGAGATTTTGTAAAGCTTCACAAGAACCAGCGTTAATATATAGAAAAAATGAAGATGTTGTGGAAGAATTAGAAACAGAAGGTCAGATATTAGGACTATTTTCTAAAGAAGTTTTTGGAGATATAGTGTTTGAAGAAAAATCTATTGATTTTAATGATGGAGATAAACTGCTTCTATATACAGATGGTATTACAGAAGAGACATCACCTAGTGGAGAATATTTTGGAGTAGATAGATTGAAAATGCATGTAAAAGAAGCGGATTTAGAAAAAATAAAGAAAAGTTTACATGAATTTGTGCAAAAAGAAAGTTTTAGTGACGATTTAACTTTATTAAAAA
This Pseudostreptobacillus hongkongensis DNA region includes the following protein-coding sequences:
- a CDS encoding PTS transporter subunit IIC is translated as MIEIIKYILNIDPSLLLPLIIITIALIMKMKFKDALMSGLILAIAFTSVNLVIGFMFDTISPVAIQFVKNTNIQLNIIDLGYSPMVAVSFAWRFAILMFPLQIILNMLLIHFHVTNVLNVDIFNIWTKIFTAAIIYVFTGSVIFGFIAAIIQIIFELKVAEITQKKVEQITGIEGTVCSHASIIQILSMYPVSNFLDKFKFIRENHMDFDNIKDKIGILGEDSVMGAIIGFALSISAGYNFMESLEISIKLATTLVLLPICSQLFIKSLNPVSENAKKFMQKKYQNRDIYIGLDWPILSGVQELWIVSVLLIPITLILALVFSKLGLSNILPLPGIVNTVIVVPALIVSNKNVLKMLIICTIFTPFHLIVSTKFAPAITSLGQNISHLNINVGQLISYYCIESPIFRWILISAAELKIYGFVGLILLILAYYNFKKNFNKEA
- a CDS encoding PP2C family protein-serine/threonine phosphatase; translated protein: MKNFCLLNERDYGIVEFKNFEDSFEELKKVSKNFGKVVFNLGKIDIDPRFLSYMLKIFRYSISNNFELFYIIENQDMINDSSFVDSKRYFKIFNSIEEYNELKTFAGFEIKIYDDNKYVRNILKDELIKFRFSIKERNSLNFLKKDHESKSNSIYIVDFETYRDEKIEEIKKIKKKNNDSIVILIAFEEGLEEALSSVKYGVNAVIKRPFDVKEFVGTIKSMAISANLKRENERLVTEVFKREKEIRRLYNEVNEELQLAGDIQKSLLPPRNLSFKNYNIEYIFLPSMNIGGDFCDFVEIDENKFAVIFADISGHGIPAALLSSMLKVFIYNNAIKTRNIPKLMEKLNEEIINIFPKGKFVSMFFLIIDTKTNIMRFCKASQEPALIYRKNEDVVEELETEGQILGLFSKEVFGDIVFEEKSIDFNDGDKLLLYTDGITEETSPSGEYFGVDRLKMHVKEADLEKIKKSLHEFVQKESFSDDLTLLKIERNDN
- a CDS encoding tetratricopeptide repeat protein — protein: MKKKLLILATLIISTLSVAGTKEDYEAAYKKYETSKNIEQYEKDLLEFVSKNKPDVYVNGAKIDLAQIELSKKNPSRALAYYKDILNDTTLSNSDREEMLRSVYVLTDDLNERVKVLDQLLKLNAKSVLYQSEKVKVYNSLGKKSEATKLYNDFVKALSENEKLEFNALLIEGYINDSKVTEAEELAKTLANDKSSNVKLAGKYYLGIIEAQKQDYTKAILNLEEASKLGSSKNIDVELMLYNLYQGTGNYEKALEKALVLKDLTKSGDTYVDVIVLAERLKKTKVAEDAIKELRTQITDKETLENINYVLAKSLVEQGLDQSAEKYAKKAISEDKNSAGNAILAVIYGRKGNKKEALKYLDLAKKAKVQGLETLEKQLNELK